The Thalassotalea nanhaiensis genome has a window encoding:
- a CDS encoding porin, which yields MQHKLKISTIAATLGLVLSQSATALELYKDDETTVGTRGYLRLTFESTENSDEFTDGGSRWGLDFTRKIQGGWTAGVTTEWAMSFEKNKNFSLNTNNGDSSLAAGDAGDALSSRLGYVHFTHDKWGSFGVGKQWGVYYDIVGVTDVLAYYGGNATGVYNLGGDGGLSGTGRAEQALTWRKSFGDFNLALQFQAQDEDVILNIEACDDVEEGTPEYDFCQNIDGLDLGTVGNGYGIALSYKFNNLWFGVSNNTTEIEANDNAGILGFSGTVDDTITALAATWGTNGDGIYVAAAVATSEFHELDNEGNYIDANGSEFIAKYSLDSGFSFYGGFNMLESDQSGNDFEMAYTYVGTDYQFMNGVGFIFLEAKVNDNTNANGSSGNDDTDLALGVRVNL from the coding sequence ATGCAACACAAACTTAAAATATCAACCATTGCAGCTACATTGGGATTAGTTCTTAGTCAAAGTGCCACTGCTTTAGAATTATATAAAGATGATGAGACAACAGTAGGTACTCGAGGGTATTTACGATTAACATTTGAAAGTACCGAAAATAGCGACGAATTTACTGATGGCGGGTCTCGCTGGGGTTTAGATTTTACTCGGAAAATACAAGGTGGCTGGACCGCCGGTGTCACTACCGAATGGGCTATGAGCTTTGAAAAAAACAAAAACTTCTCACTTAATACCAATAACGGTGATTCTAGTTTGGCTGCGGGAGATGCCGGTGATGCACTATCATCTCGCCTTGGTTACGTACATTTTACTCATGATAAATGGGGTAGTTTTGGTGTAGGTAAACAGTGGGGCGTATATTATGACATTGTTGGTGTCACTGATGTGTTAGCCTATTATGGTGGTAATGCTACTGGTGTTTATAATTTAGGCGGCGATGGCGGTTTGTCAGGCACTGGTCGTGCTGAACAAGCACTTACTTGGCGTAAATCTTTCGGTGACTTTAATCTAGCTTTACAATTTCAAGCTCAAGATGAAGACGTTATTTTGAACATTGAAGCATGTGATGACGTTGAAGAAGGTACTCCTGAGTATGACTTTTGTCAGAATATTGACGGGCTTGATTTAGGTACCGTAGGAAACGGATATGGTATCGCACTTTCATATAAGTTTAATAACCTATGGTTCGGTGTTTCAAATAATACAACAGAAATTGAAGCAAATGATAATGCCGGTATACTCGGTTTCTCTGGTACTGTGGACGATACTATTACGGCTCTTGCCGCCACTTGGGGTACAAATGGCGATGGAATTTACGTTGCTGCAGCAGTAGCGACATCGGAATTCCATGAACTTGATAACGAGGGTAATTATATTGATGCCAATGGTAGTGAATTTATCGCCAAATATTCTCTAGATTCTGGCTTTAGTTTTTATGGTGGTTTCAATATGCTTGAATCAGACCAATCTGGCAATGACTTTGAAATGGCTTACACTTATGTTGGAACAGATTATCAATTTATGAATGGCGTAGGGTTTATCTTTTTAGAGGCCAAAGTAAATGATAATACCAATGCAAATGGTAGTTCAGGCAACGATGATACCGATCTAGCTCTGGGTGTGAGAGTTAATCTTTAA
- a CDS encoding NAD-dependent malic enzyme, with the protein MSKEQQPKHPLYIPYAGPALLETPLLNKGSAFTSGERVSFNLTGLIPPRFETIEEQVERAYMQYSSFHTPLNKHIYLRNIQDKNETLFHALVQSHLDEMLPIIYTPTVGDACERFSDIYRSNRGLFISYAERHQIDDILHNATKHKVKVIVVTDGERILGLGDQGIGGMGIPIGKLSLYTSCGGISPAYTMPIMLDVGTNNETLLNDPMYMGARHKRISQEEYNDFVDLFIKAVNRRWPNVLLQFEDFAQPNAMPLLERYRNEICCFNDDIQGTASVTVGTLLAACRIKGKPLCEQKVAFVGAGSAGCGIAEQIIAQMCSEGLTDEQARKQVFMVDRYGLLTEGMTDLRDFQQKLVQSPEAITDWKFSGEYAALLDVMHCAKPDILIGVSGQAGLFTEQVVKAMAAGTDKPIIFPLSNPSKQVEATPEQVINWTDGNVVIATGSPFAPVKYKGETFNIAQCNNSYIFPGIGLGVLAANIKFISDEMLMLASETLADASPLANTGKGELLPPLTEIATISKSIAFAIGKLAQQQGLALEISDEQLLANIESNFWKPEYRAYKRSTM; encoded by the coding sequence ATGAGTAAAGAACAACAGCCAAAACATCCGTTATATATTCCTTATGCTGGCCCAGCATTACTTGAAACGCCTTTATTAAATAAGGGGAGTGCCTTTACCAGTGGCGAACGGGTAAGTTTTAACTTAACTGGTCTGATCCCACCTCGCTTTGAAACAATTGAAGAGCAAGTTGAACGTGCTTATATGCAATATTCTAGCTTTCATACGCCATTAAATAAGCATATTTACTTACGTAATATCCAAGATAAAAATGAAACGTTATTTCATGCATTAGTGCAGTCACACTTGGATGAAATGTTGCCAATTATATATACCCCAACAGTTGGTGATGCTTGTGAAAGGTTCTCAGATATTTATCGCAGTAACCGTGGTTTGTTTATTTCTTACGCTGAAAGACATCAAATAGATGACATCCTTCATAACGCTACCAAGCATAAAGTAAAAGTAATTGTAGTTACCGATGGTGAGCGAATTCTCGGTTTAGGCGACCAAGGGATTGGTGGCATGGGCATTCCTATTGGTAAGTTGTCGTTATATACCTCATGTGGCGGTATTAGTCCTGCGTATACTATGCCTATCATGCTTGATGTTGGTACAAACAACGAAACTTTATTGAACGATCCTATGTATATGGGCGCTCGTCATAAACGCATAAGCCAAGAAGAATACAACGACTTTGTTGATTTGTTTATCAAAGCGGTAAACCGTAGATGGCCAAATGTATTATTACAATTTGAAGATTTTGCTCAACCAAACGCAATGCCATTATTAGAACGTTACCGTAACGAAATTTGCTGTTTTAATGATGATATTCAAGGTACTGCCTCGGTAACAGTAGGTACGTTGCTTGCTGCATGTCGTATTAAAGGTAAACCTCTTTGTGAACAAAAGGTGGCTTTTGTTGGCGCAGGCTCTGCGGGATGTGGTATTGCAGAACAAATTATTGCCCAAATGTGTTCAGAAGGATTAACTGATGAACAAGCTCGAAAACAAGTATTTATGGTTGATAGATATGGTCTGTTAACTGAAGGTATGACAGATTTACGTGACTTCCAGCAGAAGCTCGTACAAAGTCCTGAAGCTATAACTGATTGGAAATTCTCTGGCGAATACGCTGCGCTTTTAGATGTAATGCATTGTGCCAAACCTGATATTTTAATTGGGGTTTCAGGTCAAGCTGGTTTATTTACGGAACAGGTAGTTAAAGCGATGGCAGCTGGGACTGATAAGCCGATAATTTTCCCGTTATCTAACCCATCAAAACAAGTTGAAGCAACACCAGAGCAAGTGATTAATTGGACTGATGGTAATGTAGTTATTGCTACCGGTAGCCCGTTTGCACCGGTTAAATATAAAGGTGAAACGTTTAATATTGCCCAGTGTAATAACTCTTATATTTTCCCTGGAATTGGTTTAGGCGTTTTAGCGGCAAATATTAAATTTATTAGCGATGAAATGTTAATGTTAGCAAGTGAAACGCTTGCTGATGCATCACCACTTGCTAATACCGGCAAAGGCGAATTGTTACCGCCACTAACTGAAATTGCTACTATTAGTAAAAGCATCGCCTTTGCTATTGGTAAACTTGCTCAGCAGCAGGGCTTGGCGTTAGAAATAAGTGATGAACAATTATTGGCAAACATAGAGTCTAACTTCTGGAAGCCAGAATATAGAGCGTATAAGCGTTCTACAATGTAA
- a CDS encoding TIGR02922 family protein: MNTQISKTVTIFFYDDISLELKHRVGTFNYNPNGRVIIPTSFKHDKSIVAVCEGDVKVLNKVGERILPLEKAA; this comes from the coding sequence ATGAATACACAAATTAGTAAAACCGTTACCATATTTTTTTATGATGATATTTCACTGGAACTTAAACACCGAGTTGGAACGTTCAATTACAACCCAAATGGCAGAGTGATAATTCCAACGTCATTTAAACATGACAAATCGATTGTTGCCGTGTGCGAAGGTGATGTGAAGGTTTTGAATAAAGTGGGCGAAAGAATCTTGCCTTTAGAGAAGGCGGCCTGA
- a CDS encoding NnrS family protein yields the protein MITEVSAKSYLMQITDLSQEQNITPFFRLGFRPFFTFGAAFSIVALLIWSLTLSGKINLNLYGGGTVWHAHEMIFGFVCAIIVGFLLTAVQTWTGQRAINGKPLMMLVLLWLAGRFVMAFPDILGNATSALIDIAFLPFAAICLALPIIKSGNKRNLFFVPLLLVFTLTNALMHLAINGTSTINVTSSTYIAVMLVTLLMSIMSGRVTPMFTANGTQTSKVSPLKWLEYTTNGSLMLIVACYLVHPFFAVSDFILAVLFLISGITQMFRWLRWKPWITLYVPLLWSLHSALFFIWIGLLALSLGHFVEALPLNHIWHLLTVGGMGGLILAMISRVSLGHTGQKLQPAKIMSFAFVLIFFSAVLRVLGPWLMPEHYSFFINFSVICWLGAYGIFTIIYGPMLLKPRQDGHPG from the coding sequence ATGATCACTGAAGTATCTGCCAAGAGCTATCTGATGCAAATAACCGATCTTTCGCAAGAACAAAACATCACGCCTTTTTTCCGTTTAGGGTTTCGACCATTCTTTACGTTTGGAGCAGCATTTAGCATCGTTGCATTGTTGATTTGGTCATTAACTCTGTCAGGAAAAATTAACCTGAACTTATACGGTGGCGGTACGGTATGGCATGCTCATGAAATGATCTTTGGTTTTGTTTGCGCCATTATTGTTGGTTTTTTGCTGACGGCAGTGCAAACGTGGACAGGGCAACGAGCCATTAACGGCAAACCATTAATGATGCTTGTTCTTCTTTGGTTAGCCGGTAGATTTGTAATGGCTTTTCCAGATATTCTGGGTAACGCAACAAGCGCACTAATCGATATTGCATTTTTGCCATTTGCAGCTATATGCTTAGCATTACCTATCATTAAAAGTGGCAATAAACGCAATTTATTTTTTGTCCCCCTTCTCTTAGTGTTTACCTTAACCAATGCATTAATGCACCTAGCGATTAACGGGACCAGTACTATAAATGTTACGTCTTCGACTTATATCGCAGTAATGTTAGTGACCTTGCTGATGTCGATAATGTCTGGCCGTGTCACTCCGATGTTTACCGCGAATGGCACACAAACCTCTAAAGTTTCGCCGTTAAAGTGGCTTGAATACACAACTAACGGCAGTTTAATGCTTATTGTGGCTTGTTACTTAGTTCATCCTTTTTTTGCAGTTTCAGATTTCATTTTAGCCGTTCTTTTTCTCATTTCAGGTATTACACAAATGTTCAGGTGGCTTCGTTGGAAGCCATGGATAACCTTATATGTACCTTTATTATGGTCTTTACACAGTGCATTATTTTTTATTTGGATCGGACTGTTAGCGTTATCATTAGGTCATTTTGTTGAAGCTTTGCCATTAAATCACATTTGGCATTTACTCACCGTTGGAGGTATGGGAGGATTGATTTTAGCGATGATATCCAGAGTTAGTCTCGGCCATACCGGACAAAAATTACAGCCTGCTAAAATTATGAGTTTCGCTTTTGTACTCATTTTCTTTTCGGCAGTACTAAGAGTGTTAGGCCCATGGCTTATGCCTGAACACTATAGTTTTTTCATAAACTTCAGTGTGATTTGTTGGCTAGGCGCTTACGGGATTTTTACCATTATATACGGTCCCATGTTGTTAAAGCCGCGCCAAGATGGTCATCCTGGTTAA
- a CDS encoding NAD(P)/FAD-dependent oxidoreductase: MYDPLHDSSPGTNLDYPESYWAGISGEAPQDDGQLTSDIDADVVIIGSGYTGLSCALHLAREHNIKAVVLEANKTAWGCSGRNAGFILKSTGRKPWSAMTQSWGEEVMRGIYSEVCQGVDTVNSLIAEGIDCQQQTNGYIRVAHKPSMFAGLVKQAKLLQNTFSYDVDILSREELHQSYMADQNAHGAIRFDDGFGINPLKLAWGYQRLARESGVKIHTGSPVIELSENNGKQVITTPNATVTAQKVVLATNGYTPKNFHLSVANKTLPVLSQIIVSEPLTEEQLQACNFLTSNVVMDTRALKYYYRKLPDNRILFGGRGAITGKSADDPYYANRLLNVLKQSFPPLQNIKYQYAWSGWICMSLDDIPHINQAADNDNVFYAMGYCGNGVSFAVQAGKRLADKVSGKDLPNLPLYNKQLPKFPMPALRRVGQWGYFHYGKIKDAYF, from the coding sequence ATGTACGATCCTCTTCACGATTCATCACCGGGTACTAACCTTGATTATCCAGAAAGCTATTGGGCTGGCATAAGTGGTGAGGCGCCGCAGGATGATGGACAACTGACTTCAGATATTGATGCTGATGTAGTTATTATTGGCAGTGGTTATACCGGCTTGTCATGTGCGTTGCACTTAGCTCGTGAACATAACATTAAAGCCGTCGTGCTGGAGGCAAATAAAACGGCTTGGGGCTGTAGTGGTCGCAACGCTGGCTTTATCTTAAAGTCTACGGGTCGTAAACCTTGGTCGGCAATGACCCAAAGCTGGGGCGAAGAAGTAATGCGAGGCATATACTCTGAAGTCTGCCAAGGTGTTGATACCGTTAACTCATTAATTGCTGAAGGAATCGATTGTCAGCAACAAACGAACGGTTATATTCGAGTTGCGCATAAGCCATCAATGTTTGCTGGTTTGGTTAAGCAAGCCAAACTATTACAAAATACCTTTTCTTATGATGTCGATATATTATCAAGAGAAGAGCTACATCAAAGTTATATGGCTGATCAAAACGCCCATGGTGCGATCAGGTTTGATGATGGTTTTGGTATTAACCCGTTAAAATTAGCTTGGGGATATCAACGATTAGCACGAGAGTCAGGGGTTAAAATACATACCGGCTCACCTGTTATAGAGTTATCAGAAAACAATGGCAAGCAAGTAATAACCACACCGAATGCAACTGTTACAGCGCAAAAAGTTGTACTGGCAACAAATGGCTATACACCGAAAAACTTTCATCTATCTGTCGCCAATAAAACGTTACCGGTATTATCACAAATTATTGTTTCTGAACCACTCACCGAGGAACAATTACAAGCGTGTAATTTTTTAACATCAAACGTAGTCATGGACACCAGGGCATTAAAATATTACTACCGTAAACTTCCTGATAACCGGATTTTGTTTGGCGGTCGCGGCGCCATAACGGGTAAGTCTGCAGACGATCCGTATTATGCTAACCGACTTTTAAACGTGCTTAAACAAAGCTTCCCGCCGTTGCAAAACATTAAGTATCAATATGCATGGTCTGGCTGGATATGTATGTCTCTTGATGACATCCCTCATATAAACCAAGCAGCAGACAACGACAATGTCTTTTATGCTATGGGGTATTGCGGCAACGGTGTGTCTTTTGCTGTACAAGCAGGAAAGCGCCTAGCAGATAAAGTTTCAGGTAAAGACCTACCAAACCTTCCATTGTATAACAAACAGTTGCCTAAGTTTCCTATGCCGGCATTAAGACGCGTAGGGCAGTGGGGCTATTTTCATTACGGTAAGATTAAGGATGCTTATTTTTAA
- a CDS encoding TIGR02922 family protein: protein MQNLIKKFVTVIYYDVNTLQLKHHVGEFPVQEQGRVVIPKSFKIDKSIVAVCEGENIPLELEYSS from the coding sequence ATGCAAAATCTCATCAAAAAGTTTGTCACAGTGATTTATTATGATGTAAATACACTGCAACTTAAACATCATGTTGGCGAATTTCCCGTACAGGAACAAGGTCGGGTCGTTATCCCTAAATCATTCAAAATAGACAAGTCTATTGTTGCTGTTTGTGAAGGTGAAAATATCCCTTTAGAACTTGAATATTCAAGCTAA
- a CDS encoding D-2-hydroxyacid dehydrogenase yields the protein MRAVFLDRSSISEDIDLSPIESQVANISYFEHTRAEKVVFRAKFAEIILTNKVVINAETIAQLPKLKLICICATGTNNVDLAAAKAANIAVCNVSGYSTSAVSQYVFAMLLEHFQKTAHYIENTRQGNWQQSQVFCHFGLPISELAHKNIAIIGNGTIGRAVASIAQAFSMNVLLAERQGCTTIRSDRVSFEHAIQQADIISLHAPLTAETQGLINNQTIAQMKKGVVIINTARGGLINSDDLLQGLKSKKVGAAILDVLEQEPPPADHPLLNVKLDNLLITAHIAWGSLESQQRLINSLAKNIESFQQGINLNRVV from the coding sequence ATGCGCGCAGTATTTTTGGATAGAAGTAGCATCAGTGAAGATATCGACTTATCACCAATAGAGTCACAAGTAGCCAACATCAGTTACTTTGAGCATACTCGAGCAGAAAAAGTCGTATTTAGAGCCAAATTTGCAGAAATTATTTTGACCAACAAAGTAGTAATAAATGCAGAGACAATTGCGCAACTACCAAAATTAAAACTCATTTGCATTTGTGCAACAGGCACGAACAATGTGGATTTAGCTGCAGCAAAGGCAGCAAATATTGCGGTTTGCAATGTCAGTGGTTATTCTACGTCTGCAGTTTCTCAATATGTATTTGCTATGCTATTGGAGCACTTTCAAAAAACGGCCCATTATATTGAAAATACTCGACAGGGTAACTGGCAACAGAGCCAGGTATTTTGCCATTTTGGCTTGCCAATCAGCGAACTTGCGCATAAAAACATTGCCATCATTGGCAATGGCACCATAGGACGTGCCGTAGCCTCAATAGCCCAAGCATTTTCAATGAATGTTTTGCTTGCTGAGCGTCAAGGTTGTACAACGATCAGATCTGACCGGGTGAGTTTCGAACATGCCATACAACAAGCAGATATTATAAGTTTACATGCGCCGTTAACAGCTGAAACTCAAGGCTTAATTAATAATCAAACCATTGCTCAAATGAAAAAAGGTGTCGTTATTATTAATACCGCAAGGGGCGGATTAATTAATAGTGATGATTTATTGCAAGGGTTGAAGTCAAAGAAAGTTGGAGCGGCAATTCTAGATGTATTAGAGCAAGAGCCACCACCGGCAGATCATCCATTACTTAACGTCAAGCTAGACAACTTATTGATCACAGCGCATATCGCATGGGGTAGTTTAGAGTCACAACAACGGTTAATTAACAGCCTTGCTAAAAACATTGAGAGCTTCCAGCAAGGAATTAACTTAAATCGCGTTGTATAA
- a CDS encoding porin — MKLKLIATSTAIALASPSISAMELYKDDKNSLELGGFFGANYVMADGTDEVSNGNSRINFTFTHQLNNGWSAFAKAEWAVSLVSNNSDLVLNGDSNLAQGEASDTLSSRLGFVGMAHDTWGSITMGKQWGSIYNVTGVTDNFYVFGGDGAGSFALGDGGYTGAGRAEQAIQYNNSFGNLAVSVQMQGTEEVVALDELLPGIPNNDLELIYDNSYGVALTYALPFNLSVGVGYNEASVEMTGLNSAISEELDDTLTAVSVTYGTLGQPGLYAAVVATEGENHEFNDEGDMIAETTGVEAMVTYRFANDLEVLGGYNSVKSDDGDDYEKAYMVAGVAYHFSDHFRVHSEYKLDESTNFDGSENDDDILAVGARFSF, encoded by the coding sequence ATGAAACTTAAACTTATCGCAACTTCAACGGCTATTGCACTAGCTTCACCATCAATATCAGCTATGGAACTATACAAAGATGATAAAAATAGCCTCGAGTTAGGTGGGTTCTTCGGCGCTAACTATGTAATGGCGGATGGCACAGACGAAGTAAGCAATGGTAACTCTCGCATCAACTTTACTTTCACTCATCAACTAAACAATGGTTGGTCTGCGTTTGCTAAAGCTGAATGGGCTGTAAGTCTTGTGAGCAACAACTCTGATTTAGTATTAAATGGTGACTCTAACTTAGCACAAGGTGAAGCGTCAGATACTTTATCTAGCCGTTTAGGTTTTGTGGGTATGGCGCATGATACGTGGGGTTCAATCACCATGGGTAAGCAATGGGGTTCAATCTACAACGTAACAGGTGTAACGGATAACTTCTACGTATTTGGTGGCGACGGTGCTGGCTCGTTCGCGTTAGGTGATGGTGGTTACACTGGTGCTGGTCGTGCAGAACAAGCGATCCAATACAACAACAGCTTTGGTAATTTAGCCGTTAGCGTACAAATGCAAGGCACAGAAGAAGTGGTAGCTCTTGATGAGTTATTACCTGGTATTCCTAATAATGATTTAGAGCTTATTTATGACAACTCTTACGGTGTTGCTTTAACGTATGCACTACCATTTAACTTAAGTGTTGGTGTTGGTTATAACGAAGCGTCTGTTGAAATGACAGGTTTAAACTCTGCTATTTCAGAAGAGTTAGATGACACATTAACTGCTGTTAGCGTTACATACGGTACGCTTGGTCAGCCTGGCTTATATGCTGCAGTGGTGGCCACTGAAGGTGAAAACCATGAGTTTAACGATGAAGGTGATATGATTGCTGAGACTACTGGTGTTGAAGCTATGGTAACGTATCGTTTTGCAAATGATCTAGAAGTGTTAGGCGGTTATAACTCGGTTAAGTCTGATGACGGTGATGATTATGAAAAAGCTTACATGGTTGCTGGCGTTGCATACCACTTCTCTGATCACTTCCGTGTTCATTCAGAGTATAAGCTAGACGAGTCAACAAACTTCGACGGCTCAGAAAATGATGACGATATATTGGCCGTTGGCGCAAGATTCTCATTTTAA
- a CDS encoding aminotransferase class V-fold PLP-dependent enzyme: protein MLNLTDIQPQKNEVYLDNNATTPVLPQAAEAAIHTMNLCYGNPSSSHMTGIRAKYILDSTRTLARQVIGATDGKIIFTSGATEGIQTSIISALNAARKTAHNIAKPVLLYGATEHKAVPETLKHWNQMLNIGADVVAIPVDENGILDFDFIAENVGNALMVCTMIANNETGVFQDLAGLETVIRANNSDVLWMVDCVQGLGKIPLALSNTTIDYAPFSGHKLYGPKGIGVLYVRETAPYTPIIAGGGQEGGLRSGTENLPGIASLNAIFKLLADENDDTFKSHEVLVAYRTQLAATLAEVFPTIVYNHDFDYSLPTTLNFSVEGLSSKDIMNLFDAARIRVSAGSACSSKVTGSFVLDAMGKSTWQSEGAIRMSFGPASTQAEIDHACVAIKNAVAAMRHSCLILSDADETIDSKANGLQQWIFDQQCTWCYIDQAAKEIILIDPVPELVAKFDTLVSCQNYTIKAILATHKHDEQADTPAILRELLGDKIPGGDFDQLGWNDADTTQITLANGNVAPAISIGERVLVKVALPGHTTNSVSYIMGTAVDGTLAADAIDYVFSGDTIQIGGIGRSDFDVSDSAALYASIKELSAVINDNTLICPAHDYKQLFSTTLALESANTPLLAKVIAGDIDSVDFVAEKAAIDKEITASDEPTFCGSIKESIDPSIDVTPEQLTSFLMENENVMVLDVREPHEFEAYSDINIAEQQLVNVPLTQITDFVHTFNEQKEHSAFVCICRSGSRSDAAAKTLKRMGFENVYHVPGGFALYG, encoded by the coding sequence ATGTTAAATTTAACTGATATCCAACCTCAAAAAAATGAGGTGTATTTGGATAACAACGCCACTACACCAGTGTTGCCACAAGCTGCTGAAGCTGCAATTCATACGATGAACTTATGCTACGGTAATCCCAGCTCTAGTCATATGACTGGTATTCGAGCTAAATACATTCTTGATTCCACTCGTACCCTAGCTCGCCAAGTCATTGGTGCTACAGATGGAAAAATCATTTTCACCAGTGGTGCTACTGAAGGCATTCAAACGTCTATTATTTCAGCATTAAATGCTGCCCGTAAAACAGCTCACAATATTGCCAAACCGGTATTGTTGTACGGTGCGACAGAACATAAAGCGGTACCTGAAACGCTTAAGCATTGGAACCAAATGTTAAACATTGGTGCTGACGTTGTTGCTATCCCTGTTGATGAAAATGGTATTTTAGATTTTGACTTTATTGCTGAGAATGTTGGCAATGCCCTTATGGTCTGTACCATGATAGCTAACAATGAAACGGGTGTGTTTCAAGATTTAGCAGGCTTAGAAACTGTGATACGAGCTAATAATAGCGACGTATTATGGATGGTCGATTGTGTACAAGGTTTAGGTAAAATTCCACTGGCGTTATCAAATACTACTATTGATTATGCCCCGTTCAGTGGCCACAAATTATATGGTCCTAAAGGCATCGGTGTTTTATATGTTCGTGAAACAGCACCATATACGCCAATTATTGCCGGCGGTGGTCAAGAGGGCGGTTTACGTTCAGGTACTGAGAACTTACCGGGCATCGCATCTTTAAATGCTATTTTTAAATTATTAGCTGATGAGAATGATGACACCTTCAAATCTCATGAGGTTTTAGTTGCTTATCGAACTCAATTAGCAGCGACGCTAGCAGAAGTGTTTCCTACCATTGTTTATAACCACGATTTTGATTACTCATTGCCAACAACGCTAAACTTTTCAGTTGAAGGTTTATCAAGTAAAGACATTATGAATCTGTTTGATGCTGCACGTATTCGTGTAAGTGCTGGCTCTGCGTGTAGTTCGAAAGTAACAGGTAGTTTTGTGCTTGATGCAATGGGTAAATCTACTTGGCAAAGTGAAGGTGCTATACGCATGTCGTTTGGCCCAGCGTCTACTCAAGCTGAAATTGATCATGCTTGTGTTGCAATTAAAAACGCCGTGGCAGCAATGCGTCACAGTTGTTTAATTTTATCGGACGCTGATGAAACAATTGATTCAAAGGCAAATGGTTTACAGCAATGGATTTTCGACCAACAGTGTACTTGGTGTTATATAGACCAAGCGGCCAAAGAAATTATTCTAATTGACCCTGTACCAGAGTTAGTTGCTAAATTTGATACCTTAGTGTCTTGTCAAAATTACACCATTAAAGCAATTTTAGCGACTCATAAACATGATGAACAAGCAGATACACCAGCAATTCTACGCGAATTATTAGGGGATAAAATTCCTGGAGGTGATTTTGACCAGTTAGGTTGGAACGATGCCGACACAACACAAATTACTCTTGCTAATGGCAATGTAGCGCCAGCAATCAGTATTGGTGAACGTGTGCTCGTTAAGGTTGCATTACCTGGTCATACAACCAATAGTGTTTCTTACATTATGGGGACTGCGGTTGACGGAACATTAGCCGCAGATGCTATTGATTATGTGTTTTCTGGCGACACAATCCAAATTGGTGGTATCGGTCGAAGTGATTTTGACGTTAGTGATAGCGCAGCCCTGTACGCATCAATTAAAGAATTGTCTGCAGTAATAAATGACAACACATTGATATGCCCAGCTCACGATTATAAACAATTGTTTAGTACTACATTAGCACTTGAATCAGCAAACACGCCATTGTTAGCCAAAGTGATAGCGGGTGATATTGATAGTGTCGATTTTGTTGCTGAAAAAGCGGCAATTGATAAAGAAATTACTGCAAGTGATGAACCTACATTTTGTGGCAGCATTAAAGAGTCAATTGACCCTTCAATCGATGTAACACCTGAGCAATTAACATCTTTCTTGATGGAAAATGAAAATGTTATGGTACTTGATGTACGCGAACCGCACGAGTTTGAAGCTTACAGTGATATAAATATTGCAGAGCAACAATTAGTGAATGTGCCATTAACGCAAATTACTGATTTTGTTCATACCTTTAACGAACAAAAAGAACATTCTGCCTTCGTATGTATTTGTCGTAGTGGTAGTCGCAGTGATGCGGCAGCTAAAACATTGAAACGCATGGGGTTTGAAAATGTTTATCATGTACCAGGTGGTTTCGCCCTGTATGGTTAA
- the iscX gene encoding Fe-S cluster assembly protein IscX, with the protein MGLKWIDSLEVALDLIEEHPDVNPTQLHFTQLRQWVLDLERFDDDPNHCGERVLEAIQLAWIDEAD; encoded by the coding sequence ATGGGCCTGAAATGGATTGACTCACTCGAAGTCGCATTAGATTTAATAGAAGAACACCCTGATGTAAATCCTACGCAATTGCACTTTACCCAGCTTCGACAATGGGTGTTAGACCTTGAACGATTTGATGATGATCCAAATCATTGTGGTGAAAGGGTGCTCGAAGCAATTCAACTGGCATGGATTGATGAAGCGGATTAA